The genomic stretch TAACAAATCTTATAGCATTATATTCAGGGTATACTTAATTTATGAACGCATGAATCTTTATGGAATTACGATACAATGACGGAAGTACCTTTTGATTTTTGGATGTTTTTAGCCGGTCTTGGCATATTCCTTTTCGGAATGCGACACTTAGAAGACGGAATTAAAGGTTTGGCGGGGAAGTCGTTCCAGCGCTTTATCAGGCGATTTACCAACCGTAGCTGGAAAGGAATTCTTACCGGAACATTTGTAACGGCAATTCTACAAAGCAGCTCAATGGTGACATTGCTTGTTCTGGCTTTTCTCGGTACTGGGATGCTAACCTTAAAGAGTGCGCTTGGGGTTGTTCTTGGAGCAAATCTGGGAACGACCATCACAGCCTGGGTTGTAGCTGCTCTTGGTTTCAAAATGAACATAGCCGATTTCTCTTTTCCGTTTCTTGCGGTGGGGATTTTATCCTATCTATTCTTGGAGAGCAGACCGGTTCTAAAAAATATTGGTGGGTTTTTAATTGGGTTTGGACTGTTGTTTTTAGGCCTTGATTTCATGAAAGATGCTCTGGATGCTGTTGCTGAACAGCTAGACCTTTCCTCTTTTTCAAGGTATGGACTTTGGGCTTTTTTACTTTTAGGGTTGATCGTTACTGCATTAATACAATCTAGCTCTGCTATGATAGTAATTATTCTGAGTGCGCTGAATGCAGGCTTGATCGATGTCTATCAGTCTTTTGCTATGATAATCGGTGCCAATATGGGTACAACATCTACTTTATTGCTCGGGTCTATCGGAGGCACAGCAGATAAAAAACGGCTTGCAGTCGCCAATGTGATCTTTAATTCATCGGCAGGGATCATCATCTTTTTGGTTTTGGAACCACTAGTGGACGGTGTCTATTCTTTTTTCAAAATGACTGATCCCTTGATGGAGCTGGTATTGTTAAACACCCTTTTAAATCTTGCGGGGATTTTACTCTTTTTGCCGTTTTTGGGTGCTTTCCAGAGTTTCTTGAAGAATCGATTCAAGAGTGCTGAACCTGGAGGTGAAACGCTCTATATAAAAAATATTACCGCAGAATTTCCCGATGTGGCTCTTAAAGCAATTAGAGATGAACTAGATCATATGTACGGGTATGTACTTGATTTTATCTATCATAATTTTTCCATTGGATCCATAGCGGGGAAACCTTCAGGTTGGAAATCAATCTTCCAAACCGCAATAAACATCAATGAGAAATACGATAAAATAAAACGTATAGAAGATGAACTTACCGGGTTCTACGCCCTCCTACAAGAGCAAAATCTGGATAAAGATGAAGCTGAGGAGTTGACTGAGAGTATGCTTTCGCTAAGATCCATGGTGTATGGGGCCAAGGATATAAAGGATGTGGCCCACAACATCAGCTATATGTCCGAAGGTGAAGACCCTCTTGCGCAGGAAGTGCTAAAAAGATTGCAGATTTTCGTCAAACTGCAAACGGAAGAGGTGTATCATAGAAATCTCAGTACAGAGGAAAACAAGTTTGATTTGACAGAAGGGATAGCCAAAAATGAGGAGTTCTATAAAGAAATGATTGCCTTTTTGTACGAGAACATAAAGCACCATACCAAAAAAGGAGTGCCTATTTCCACTATGACTAATGTGATAAAGCAAACTGTCTCAGCAATGAACAACCTGTGTAGTGCAATCCACATTAAACCAGTTGAAAATGAATTAGTTGAAAGTTGAGTTGTGGGTTTAATCCTACCAGTTTTCTGTTGACTACCAAGTATTAAGTGCTTGATCTTACCTTGGTCTGGATATTCCCATGTAGGTTACCTATATTAGAGTATCTATGCCATATTGGTTCCGAATGGAGAAATTTTACAGGTTTGTTTTTTTCTTACTTTGTCTGCAAGTTATGGCATTGACTAGTGAAGCACAGCTCTCTACAATAGGGAAAGAATTCTGGGTGGGATTTATGGACAATAACCGCATACTCCCCGGTGCCTCCGATAGAGCGGTGCTGGAAATTGCAGCGATTGAAGATGCTGAGCTTACTATAGAATACCTGGGAAATATCCGAAGCCAATCCCTCGCCAAAGGGCAACGCTTCAATTTGATTGTGGACTCCCAGGATTTAGACCTTTTTCACAGGTTTTCCGAACGGGTGGAAAACAAAGGGATTTTTATCAGTTCGACGGGAAATTTATCTGTCTATGCTTTCAATGAACGTATCCGAAGTGCTGATGGTACTGTGGTGTTGCCTGTGGCCGCTTTGGGGAAAGAATACCTTGTCACTTCCCACTATGAACGACTCACCGCTCCTGTGGAATACGATGGGAATATTGATGATGAAAGTAGCCTCTTAGTAATCGCTACGGAGGATAATACGCAGGTAGAAATTACCAAAAGCATAGGTGGCTCACCCATTATCCTCAACTTAAACCGCGGTCAAAGCTACCAGATCAAAGAAAATTATGACCTCACGGGCAGCAGGGTGAGAGTGATAGGAGAGGACGTAAGTTCCTGTAAAAAAATCGCTGTTTTTGGAGGTAATAAGTGGACTTCCGTAGGAAACTGCGGAGCTGCAAATGACAATCTTTTCCAACAAGCCTATCCCTTAAATACCTGGGGACAATCCTTCACCCATGTGGGGTTGAGAGGTAGATCCTCAGGTGAATTGGTGAAAGTGCTAGCTGCCGAAAATGATACTGATGTAGTTGTGAACGGAACTACGCGTGCCTCCCTATCCGCCACGGAGTTTGTAACTTTGTCTTTTAGTGCAGACGAAGTGGTGTCTATCACTACTTCAAAACCTTCTTCAGTTACTGTGTTTGCAAAAAGCCAGGAATGTAACAATGCGAATTCTGGCAATTTTGAGCAGGGGGATCCATTCATGATTACTTATAGTCCCAATGAGCAATTGCTGAAGGAGGTGGAGTTTTCTGCGCTTTCTATCGTTTCTATCTCTGTCAACTATGTAAATATAATCGTACCTGCGGGGGCGCAGGGAAATACTATTTTGGATGGGAGAAACGTAGGCGCTGAATTTACTCCTGTGCCTGGCAACGCCTCTTTTTTTTATGCGAGGATTAGTATTTCCAAAGGACTTCATAGTCTAACCAATCCGGATGGATTTATCGCTTATGTGTATGGCTTCGGGTTTTTAGAATCTTATGGATATGCCGTAGGTGCGGCTTTGGATAATCTGAATTTTGAAGTAAAGTCAAGTTACGATTTTGAGGTACAAGGAGATCTTACTGCTTGCTTAGATAGGGAAGGTGAATGGAGTATAGCGCCGGAAAATGAAGATTTCACTTATTTTGTCTGGGACTTCAATGATGGTTCAGAGGTAAAGGAAGGACAGAAGGTCAACCACACATTTTCTGCTCCGGGCATTTATGAAGTCACTGTCACAGCCTCTCTAAGCCCTCTTACCTGCGATCAGCAAGAAGAAAAGACATTTCAGGTAGAAGTCTTGGAAACCAAAGCAGAATTGTTGGGTGAGCAAGCTGTATGTCCTGAAGTAGAGGAATTTCTCTATAAACTCGGTACACATGAAAATCTACAGTCTGTGAGTTTTGAAGTGGAGGGCGGGACTATCCTCCAGGACTATGGTGATTCGGTGCTGGTGAATTGGGGCGAAGCCAATCCTGATGCCAGAATCATTGCAAATCCTATAGGCACAAACGGTTGTTTGGCAGATCCTATAGTTCTACCGGTAGTGATCAACTCCAAATTAGCTGCTTCCAATCCTGTTGGCGAATCGGCTGTTTGTTTTAATCCGCTGAATACACACTATTACGAAGCTCCCAACTCTTCAGGAAGACGCGGCTACGAATGGATGGTAAGTGGAGGTGAGGTGGTTTCAGGTGCCGACCAGGCAGTGGTAGAAATCCGGTGGGATCAGCCGGGAATCACTGGATTCGTCAGCTATACAACTTATAGTCTGGATGATCAATCCTGTGAAGGGACTTCGGAGCCTTTTGAGGTGAAAGTAGCAGAGAAACTGGAGGCAAGTATTTCAATCCTAGAAAATGTGAGGTGCGCTGGGGAGTCTAGTGGTGTAATTGAACTTGATATACAGGGAGGGGTAGCACCTTACATGTTTATATGGCCCCATGATGCTGATTTGGATGCTTCACGGGCAGAAAATCTAACTCCAGGTACTTATTCAGTGCTTATAACGGATAGTTTGGGATGTGAAACGGAGTTGGATAACATGGTAATTTCAGAACCACCTGTGCTGGAGCTGGTCTCTATGGAGTCAGAAGGAGTAAGCTGCTTTGGCAAAAAGGATGGAAGATTAGGGGTGGCAATCAATGGAGGAAGTCCGCCCTATAGGCTAGAGATAGATGGGGAGGAGTATGAGTTTACAGGAAAATTGGATTTGTATGAAGTTTCCCAGGGTCAGTACGATATCTATATATTAGACCAAAATTCCTGTAGTATACCACTTAACTTGGAAATCACTTCACCTGCAGCATTGGAAGTCAACGTAAGAATGAGCAAACCAGCCTGTCCAGGTGGCAGCAACGGTGAACTTTTTGCTTTTCCCGAAGGGGGAGAAGCACCTTACATCTATTATTGGAATGAAGGAAGTGCCGGCAGCAATACCTTGGAAGGCCTTGCAAAGGGGACTTACACCCTTTCTGTGGTAGATGCTTTTGGATGTGTAGGTTTGGGAGAAGGAGAGGTCTTAGAAAATGCCCCAGAAGTACGACTGCCTACAGGATATTATCCAGTGAAAGATGGGGGATTTTTTGAGGGAGTTTCCAATTGCGAAATCATCTTTACTATCTGGATTTACAATAGGTGGGGGCAGTTGTTGTACAGTGGTACGGAGGGATGGGACGGAAAGGTGAACGGTGAAAATGCCATTCAAGGAACCTATACTTATCTGTTGCAATACAGTTTTCCACTGGAAGATGAGATCCAGACAGTAGAAAAGCGTGGGAGTTTTTTATTGGTCAGATAATTGCCAATTAATACGGGGTAGATGTGCCGTCTCAGTATACACATTGATAGAATATTGTTTTAGGGTTTTCTTCATAAGACTTTCCCAAAAATATTCTTATATCCATGTAAACCTATAGTTTTGCTCTGGCAAACTTTTACGACAATGAAAAATATTTTAATCACCGGAGGAGCCGGTTTTATCGGTTCTCATACAGCGGTCCAACTCATCGAAGCAGGGTTAAATCCTATTATCATTGATGATCTTTCCAATTCTGATGAAAAGGTGCTCGCAAGGCTGAAAGAAATCACGGGCAAAAGTTTGGTTTTCTACAAGGGAGATTGCAGTGACCGTAGTCTTCTAGATCAAATAGCGTCAGCACATGATATTGCTGGAGTGATCCATTTTGCAGCGTTCAAGGCTGTTGGGGAAAGTACCCAAAAGCCGTTAAAGTATTACCAGAATAATATAGGTTCTCTGTTGGCTTTGCTTGATTTTATGAAGGAAAAGCAAATCAAAGATTTGGTTTTTTCGTCGTCTTGCACGGTATATGGTCAGCCGGAAGTTCTGCCTGTGACGGAGAAGACTCCTAGGCAAGAGGCGGAAAGCCCTTATGGAAACACGAAAAAAATCTGCGAGGATATTCTTGTGGATTTTGTCAAATCCCAACCTGGAATCAGGGTGATCTCATTGCGTTATTTCAATCCAGTGGGAGCCCACCCAAGCGGGAAAATCGGGGAATTGCCTATAGGAACACCTGCGAACCTAGTTCCTTTCGTGACCCAGACAGCTGCAGGAATCCGTGAAAAACTCACTGTTTTTGGTGATGATTATGACACTCCAGATGGATCTTGTGTACGGGATTTTATCCATGTGATGGATTTGGCAGATGCACATGTGAAAGCTCTGGGATACCTGGGTGAGCAGCAGGATAATTTCTATGATGTATTTAATGTGGGAACAGGTAAAGGCAATACTGTTTTGGAAGTGATCAGGACGTTTGAGCAGGTGAATGGAGTAAAAGTAAATTTTGAGGTTGGATCTAGAAGAGCGGGAGATGTCGTGAAAATATGGGCAGATACCTCTAAAATTAATTCGGTTCTAAAATGGCAACCTAGCTTTAGCTTGGAAGATTCAATGCGGGATAGCTGGAATTGGCAGAAGACGTTGTGATTCGTTAAAAATAATTTTACAAGATTTGTGCTTCTATTTGAAAGGCGAATTATTTTATTTGAAATGCGTTAAGAAGTATTGTGCTGACTATGGTTGTCTGTAACTGTGGTATTGTATTTTCTTAGGGTGGAGCTATATTTTTAATATATAGGAAAAGTATTCTATTTTGAGAAGTAAAATAGATCAGTATCCTATGGTTTGCTGATTGAAAAATGAAATTCAACTAGTATATATGAGTGAATCAGAGGAGAGTAGGAGTGCATCGGATAAATTGCCAGTTCATCCCTACCAAAGTCTCGATGCAGATCAGGATGTTTCCCTTTATAGAATTTGTCAGCTAAGTTCCATAGTCAGTGCTACACCAAAATCCCTGATTCTATTTGTTGAGGAAGAAAACAGGTTCAAGGCCTCGTCAGGGTTTGAACTGGAAAGTGATGTGTTGGCAGATTTTTTTATTGAACAAGTAAAAAAATCCAGTGGTCTCTTTGTTTGCCAAGATGTACATACTATTGAGCTACCCACCGAAGTGTCCTTGGCTTTGGAGGCTCATGAAATCGGATCAATTGTTGGTTTACCCTTTAAAGATGGGAACACAGATCGGATAGGAGGGTTGTTTGTGCTTGACGCAGGATACATTACATTGGATGATAAGGGCGAAATAGCTTTGGAGCTACTTGCAAGTGAAGCTTTGATTATTGTCCAAGAACGTAAGCTGATCTCAGAGTTCAGTAACGTGGAGAAGTTTTTCAATCTGTCCAATGATTTGATTTGCATCGCGGGAACAAATGGTTATTTCAAGAAAATCAATCCTTCTTTCAGCAGGCTATTGGGCTGGGATAACGAGACACTATTGACTCGCTCATTTTTTGAATTAACTCATCCCGATGATATCAAGAAGACTAGACGTAACCTGGAAAAATTGGTCAAGGGTGAGCTGTCCACTGAATTGTCCCATAGGTTTATGTGCCGGGACGGCTCTTACAAATCCCTTGACTGGGTGGCTACCAAAGATCCCAAAACAGGCAACATCTATAGTATAGCCAGAGATACTACAGAAGCTAAGGCAAAGGAAGAGCAACTCGCCACAAGTGAAAGCAAGTTGAGGGTGTTTTTTGAGAATTCCCAAGGCTTGATGTGTACCCATGATCTTAAAGGCGTCTTTCTTTCAGTAAATGAAGCAGGGGCTCAAATGTTAGGATATACGGCGGAGCAGGTGATTGGGAGAAGCCTATATGATATCGTCCCTGAGTCCCGACATCCTTTGATAGACCAATATCTGGCGACAATCAAAAATGAGGGGAAAGCCAGCGGTCAGATGATTACCACTCATAGAGATGGTTCTGTTTTGATCTGGATATACAATAATGTCCTAGAGCGGGATCCCTCTGGAAAAGGGGGGTATGTGATTGGTAACGCGATTGATATCACTAACCGTGTGAAACTGGAAGAAGAACTCTCCCGAGCTAGAGCTATGCTGGAGGAAACTGAAAAAGTAGCCCGGGTGGGAGGATGGAACGTAGACCTTAGATCCGAGAAACTCACCTGGACTTCCTCTACTAAATTGATCCATGAAGTGCCTCAGGATTTTGAGCCTGATCTAGTTACAGCAATTGAATTTTACAAAGAAGGCGAAAACAGAAATAAAATCCAGTCAGCCATGGAAAGGGGATTGCAGACTGGAGAAGGTTGGGATCTGGAGCTCCAGATTGTTACTGCCCAAGGTAATGAACCTTGGGTTCGAGCCATAGGAAAACTGGAATTTGTAAATGGGGAGTGTGTTCGGATATTCGGTACATTCCAGGACATAGATGCTAGTAAGAAATCCCAGATAGAACTGGAACAGACACGTAAAGTATTGGATGATGTGATAAATGCTTCATCAGAAGTCTGTGTGATTTCTACAGGAATGGATGGGATGATTACAGTATTCAATGTCGGGGCTGAGAAAATGCTAGGCTACTCCGCAGCGGAGCTAGTGGGGAAGCAAAGTCCAATTGTCCTTTACAAACCAGAAGAATTAGAAGCATACAGAGGCGAATTGGAAAAAGAATTTGGGAGAGAAATAGATTCTTCTGAAATTTTGAATTTAAGACCTAGACGGAATGGTTTTGAGCAGCGTGATTGGACTTTTGTCACCAAGAGTGGAGACGAAAAGGTAGTTTCTCTGGTGGTTTCAGCCATGAGAGATCATGAAGATCAGCTGATTGGATATCTGGGGATTGCGATAGACATCACGGATAAAAACCAGATTGAGAAGGATCTTTATAATGAAAAAAGCAGACTCAATGCTTTTGTAACCCATGCTCCTGCGGCTGTGGCCATGGTGGATAACAACATGGTTTATATTGCAGCCAGTAACCAGTACAAAAAGGATTATAATCTACAGGGGCAGGATATCATAGGTAAATCCCATTATGATATTTTTCCACAAACAGATGAGGTAAGAAGAGAAAGGTTTGAACGTGTGCTGGCTGGTGCCATAGAACGTAAAGAAGAGGAAAAAATCAAACTTCCAGGTGTAACAGAAGAACGGTTTGTGTCCTGGGAAATGAGACCATGGTACTTGCATGATGGGGACATAGGAGGGATGATGATGTTCGTGCAGGATATCACCAGAATGGTGAAGCATACCGAAGAACTGAATAAGGCAAAACTTCTTGCGGAAGAAGCCAGTGTGGCCAAATCGGAGTTTTTGGCCAATATGAGCCATGAAATCAGGACACCTCTCAATGGTGTAATAGGTTTCACGGACTTGGTGTTGAAAACCAATCTGAATGAAACCCAACATCAGTACCTATCTATAGTCCATCAATCAGGAAACGCCCTGCTGAGTATTATCAACGATATTCTGGATTTTTCTAAAATAGAAGCAGGACGTCTCGAACTTGATATAGACAAATGTGATCTTTACGAGCTCTGTTCCCAAGCAACGGATATCATTACCTATCAAATCCAGAATAAAGGCCTGGAAATGCTGCTTAATATGGCCACTGATTTACCACGGTTTGTTTTCACAGATTCGGTGCGCCTAAAACAAATCTTGGTCAATCTATTGGGCAATTCATCCAAATTCACCGAAAAAGGGGAGATTGAATTGAAGATAGAAATTCTGGAAAAGAAAGGGGGGCTTTTGAAAATCAGATTTGCAGTGCGTGATACGGGTATAGGCATTAAGCCTGAGAAGCAGTCCAAAATCTTTGAGGCTTTTTCCCAAGAGGACAGTTCCACCACCAAGAAATATGGAGGTACAGGACTTGGGCTGACTATTTCCAATAGCCTTCTTAGGCTTATGGGGAGTAAGCTGGAGTTGGAAAGTGAGCCGGGAAAAGGAAGTACTTTCTATTTTGATGTACTGCTGGAGACGGAAGAGGGCGAGCCCATAGACTGGTATGATGTGGACAAGATAGGCAACGTGCTTATAGTCGATGATAATGCGAACAACAGGTTGATTGTCAGGGAAATGCTTTTGCTTAAGGATATTCAGTCACTTGAGGCATCCAATGGATTTGAGGCATTGCAGATATTGGCTTCAGGAAAAGAGTTTGATGTGATTTTGATGGACTACCATATGCCATTTATGGACGGCTTGGAGACTGTTCGAAAGATAAGAGAAACCTTCCCCGCTTGGAGTTCGGACGAACCTATCCTATTGCTTCACAGTTCTTCTGATGATCATAAAATCATAGAGAGCTGTAGAGAATTAAGGGTGCAGCACAGATTGATCAAGCCTATCAAAATTCAGGATTTTTATCAATCTCTCTCCCGACTGCACAAAACAGAAGTGAACAGAGTGGAGCAGGAGGAAACAAGTAGTAAAGGTTCTGGTGGTAAATTCATCGCATTGATAGCTGAGGATAATCTGGTGAATATGTTGCTGGCAAAGACACTGATAAGGAAAATAGCTCCTGAAGCTACTGTGGTAGAAGTGAAAAACGGTCAGGAAGCGGTGGATTATTGTAAAGAACAAATGCCAGATATCATTCTGATGGATGTGCAGATGCCGGAGATGAATGGGTATGAGGCTACCAAGCAGATACGTTTGCTTCAGCATGATGCACGTGTCCCTATTATAGCGCTGACTGCTGGCAATGTAAAAGGCGAGCGGGAAAAATGCCTGGATTCAGGAATGGACGATTTTGTCGTAAAGCCGGTAGTGGAGGAGACTATGAAATTGATACTCGACAAATGGCTCGATAAAGAATCAATAGCTATGGAGTCAGGACAAAACAAGAGTGATCAAGGAAATAACGCCCATTACAGCGAAGAGAAATTGAGACAATATGCAGACGATGATCCCGAGGTGTTGCAGGAGATTCTGAGCATTGTGACTTCTGAAATAGATAAATCATTGAAGTCATTCAAAGCCCTAATTCAGGAAGAAAATTTACTTCTCATCAATGAAGCAGGGCACAAGCTTTATGGGACGGCCATTTCTTCCGGTATGCAGACCTTGGCAGAAATAGCTCGGGAATTTGAACATCTGGAGGAATTTGAAACTGAAAAAGTGGCTCACATGTACGGGAGATTACTGGCAGAAATAGAATTGGTAAAGGAAATGATGCCGTCAAGGCCTTAGTGAGAAGACATAGATATTAACTTCCAATGTCGCTGGTTGTATCAAAATCGGGTAGGTTCCTTCAGGGCCTTATCAAATGATATAAAAATATCTCCTTGAAAAAGAAGTCTATACGAAATAATAACGCAAATTTTCACTTCTGCTTTTGCAATAACAAATCAAAAACATACCTTTGCATCACTCAAAAACGGGGTAAGAGTTGAGCAATCAACCAAGCTTTGGATTTGAATTAAACGGAGTGGTAGTTCAGCTGGTTAGAATGCCTGCCTGTCACGCAGGAGGTCGCGGGTTCGAGTCCCGTCCATTCCGCTTTTAAATGATGAAAAAGTTCATTATTTAGTCAATTAAAATTTTGAAGTGATCGTTCATTTCCCTGGTTATCGAGAGATTTGAATGCCTGTCTCGATACATCGGGAAGGTCTCAAGTTGAAGTTCACTTTGAAAAAAGACAAGTAAGTTTGTCTTAGGAGTATTAAAAGTATTGGAGTGGTAGTTCAGCTGGTTAGAATGCCTGCCTGTCACGCAGGAGGTCGCGGGTTCGAGTCCCGTCCATTCCGCATCAAGTCCCGAAGAAATTCGGGACTTTTTGTTTTTATGGGGATTCCATTTTTTATGATGGATTTAGCTTATGCTATTCGTTAAAAATTTTAATTCCCACGTGTATATGCTTATCTTTGTTTATCCCAAAAATCACCAAAATGGTATTAGAATTCGAAAAACCTATAGCTGATTTAGAACAGAAACTTCAGGAAATGAAGGAGTTGGCTACCGGCAGAGATATCGATTTAAGCTCAGATATTGAATCCCTTGAAGATAAAATTCTTGCTTTGAAGAAAGAAACTTTTCAAAATCTTACTCGCTGGCAGCGGGTACAGCTTTCCCGGCATGCCGATAGACCTTATGCACTGGACTATATCTATGAAATGACCAATGATTTCATCGAGCTACATGGAGACAGAAATGTGGCAGATGACAAAGCAATGGTGGGCGGTCTGGGAGATCTGGATGGCCGTTCTGTGATGTTCATCGGTCAGCAAAAGGGCCGAAACACCAAGCAGCGACAGATGCGGAACTTTGGGATGGCAAATCCTGAAGGCTATAGAAAAGCACTTCGCCTGATGAAAATGGCCGAGAAGTTTGGTAAGCCTATCGTTACGCTGATTGACACTCCAGGTGCATTTCCTGGCCTGGAAGCGGAGGAGCGCGGTCAGGGAGAAGCTATTGCCCGCAATATCAAAGAGATGTTTATGCTGAAGGTGCCTGTGATCTGTATCATTATTGGTGAAGGCGCATCAGGAGGAGCTTTAGGCATAGCGATAGGGGACCGGGTATTGATGTTGGAAAATTCCTGGTATTCTGTGATTTCCCCTGAAAACTGCTCTACCATTCTCTGGAGAAGCTGGGACTACAAGGAACAGGCCGCTGAGGCTTTGAAACTGACAGCAAAAGATATGCAAGGCAATGGACTTGTAGATGGTATCATCCCTGAGCCACTTGGAGGTGCCCATCGCGACATGAAGAAGATGGCAATCACCCTAAAAGATGCTATACTGCAGGCGCTGAAAGAGCTGGATAAAATCAAACCTGAAAAAAGAATTGACCAACGCATCGACAAGTTTTGCTCGATGGGTGTGGTAGTCGAGTAAATTTATAAACCCCGGATTTCTTACAAAGTCCGGGATTTTTCTTTCATATCATGGAATTATACGTAGTCAACACCGGGTTTTTCAAGTTGGACGGAGGTGCCATGTTTGGTGTCGTGCCTAAAACCCTTTGGTCACGGACTAATCAGGCTGATGAGAATAATCTATGTACCTGGGCTATGAGATCTTTACTGGTCGTGGATGGAAATAGAATTGTGCTCATAGACAATGGCATTGGCGACAAGCAGGATTCTAAGTTCTTTTCGCATTATTACCTACATGGAGACGATTCTTTGGAGAAGTCCCTGAGGAAACTTGGAGTTGGTGACCATCAGATCACCGATAATTTCCTGACTCACCTACATTTCGATCATTGTGGAGGTGGTGTGAAATATGGATCCCATGGCCAATATGAACTGACTTTTCCCAGAGCTTCCTATTGGTCCAATAAAGACCACTGGCAATGGGCCACTGTACCTAATCCCAGAGAAAAAGCATCTTTTCTTGAGGATAACATCCTGCCCATGCAGGAGCTAGGGCAGCTGGATTTTCTGGATCTTTCCCAGAAGACATTCCTTCCCGGTTTTGACTTCATTACAGTAGATGGGCACACGGATAAGCAGATGCTGCCCAAGATTCAGTATAAAGGAAAAACTGTGGTGTTTGTAGCCGATTTGTTGCCGTCAGTAGGACACATCCCATTGCCATATGTGATGGGCTATGATACACGTCCGCTGGTTACTATGGACGAAAAAGCCAAGTTCCTCGAAGAGGCTGCCAGAGAAGAATATATACTATTCCTGGAGCATGATCCAGTGAATGAATGCTGTACTGTGAAAATGACTGACAAAGGCGTACGTTTGGATCAAACATTCAGACTGGATGAAATCTAAACTGAAAATAGGAATTGCGCTTTCTGGGGGAGGAGTACGTGGGATATCACATCTGGGAGTCTTAAAAGCGCTTACAGAATCAGGTATATTCCCCACAGAAGTTTCCGGTACATCAGCAGGGGCTATTGCCGGGGCCATGTTTTGTCAGGGCTATACACCGGATGAGATTCTCAAAATCATAGTAGCCACAAACTATTTTAAGTTTCTTCGGCCAGCAGTTTCCTGGACGGGATTTCTTAAAATGGATTCCGTGGGCACACTTTTCAAGCTCTACCTTGATCACGATGATTTTGGGAAGCTGAAGATCCCTTTGACAGTGGCGGCTACTGATATTAAGAAAGGAAAAGTCAGATATTACTCAGAAGGCGAGCTGATCAGGCCTATAATGGCCTCGTCCTGCATCCCTGGCATGTTTGATCCTATCATCATAGGGAAAAGATATCTTGTGGATGGGGGTGTCCTGAATAATCTTCCTGTAGAGCCGCTAGACGGGATCTGCGATTATGTCATCGGTGTGAATTGCAACCAGCTTCCTGAAGAAGCCAATATCAGCAATATGAAAAAGCTGA from Algoriphagus sp. NG3 encodes the following:
- a CDS encoding PAS domain S-box protein, with product MSESEESRSASDKLPVHPYQSLDADQDVSLYRICQLSSIVSATPKSLILFVEEENRFKASSGFELESDVLADFFIEQVKKSSGLFVCQDVHTIELPTEVSLALEAHEIGSIVGLPFKDGNTDRIGGLFVLDAGYITLDDKGEIALELLASEALIIVQERKLISEFSNVEKFFNLSNDLICIAGTNGYFKKINPSFSRLLGWDNETLLTRSFFELTHPDDIKKTRRNLEKLVKGELSTELSHRFMCRDGSYKSLDWVATKDPKTGNIYSIARDTTEAKAKEEQLATSESKLRVFFENSQGLMCTHDLKGVFLSVNEAGAQMLGYTAEQVIGRSLYDIVPESRHPLIDQYLATIKNEGKASGQMITTHRDGSVLIWIYNNVLERDPSGKGGYVIGNAIDITNRVKLEEELSRARAMLEETEKVARVGGWNVDLRSEKLTWTSSTKLIHEVPQDFEPDLVTAIEFYKEGENRNKIQSAMERGLQTGEGWDLELQIVTAQGNEPWVRAIGKLEFVNGECVRIFGTFQDIDASKKSQIELEQTRKVLDDVINASSEVCVISTGMDGMITVFNVGAEKMLGYSAAELVGKQSPIVLYKPEELEAYRGELEKEFGREIDSSEILNLRPRRNGFEQRDWTFVTKSGDEKVVSLVVSAMRDHEDQLIGYLGIAIDITDKNQIEKDLYNEKSRLNAFVTHAPAAVAMVDNNMVYIAASNQYKKDYNLQGQDIIGKSHYDIFPQTDEVRRERFERVLAGAIERKEEEKIKLPGVTEERFVSWEMRPWYLHDGDIGGMMMFVQDITRMVKHTEELNKAKLLAEEASVAKSEFLANMSHEIRTPLNGVIGFTDLVLKTNLNETQHQYLSIVHQSGNALLSIINDILDFSKIEAGRLELDIDKCDLYELCSQATDIITYQIQNKGLEMLLNMATDLPRFVFTDSVRLKQILVNLLGNSSKFTEKGEIELKIEILEKKGGLLKIRFAVRDTGIGIKPEKQSKIFEAFSQEDSSTTKKYGGTGLGLTISNSLLRLMGSKLELESEPGKGSTFYFDVLLETEEGEPIDWYDVDKIGNVLIVDDNANNRLIVREMLLLKDIQSLEASNGFEALQILASGKEFDVILMDYHMPFMDGLETVRKIRETFPAWSSDEPILLLHSSSDDHKIIESCRELRVQHRLIKPIKIQDFYQSLSRLHKTEVNRVEQEETSSKGSGGKFIALIAEDNLVNMLLAKTLIRKIAPEATVVEVKNGQEAVDYCKEQMPDIILMDVQMPEMNGYEATKQIRLLQHDARVPIIALTAGNVKGEREKCLDSGMDDFVVKPVVEETMKLILDKWLDKESIAMESGQNKSDQGNNAHYSEEKLRQYADDDPEVLQEILSIVTSEIDKSLKSFKALIQEENLLLINEAGHKLYGTAISSGMQTLAEIAREFEHLEEFETEKVAHMYGRLLAEIELVKEMMPSRP
- a CDS encoding acetyl-CoA carboxylase carboxyltransferase subunit alpha; amino-acid sequence: MVLEFEKPIADLEQKLQEMKELATGRDIDLSSDIESLEDKILALKKETFQNLTRWQRVQLSRHADRPYALDYIYEMTNDFIELHGDRNVADDKAMVGGLGDLDGRSVMFIGQQKGRNTKQRQMRNFGMANPEGYRKALRLMKMAEKFGKPIVTLIDTPGAFPGLEAEERGQGEAIARNIKEMFMLKVPVICIIIGEGASGGALGIAIGDRVLMLENSWYSVISPENCSTILWRSWDYKEQAAEALKLTAKDMQGNGLVDGIIPEPLGGAHRDMKKMAITLKDAILQALKELDKIKPEKRIDQRIDKFCSMGVVVE
- a CDS encoding MBL fold metallo-hydrolase, which codes for MELYVVNTGFFKLDGGAMFGVVPKTLWSRTNQADENNLCTWAMRSLLVVDGNRIVLIDNGIGDKQDSKFFSHYYLHGDDSLEKSLRKLGVGDHQITDNFLTHLHFDHCGGGVKYGSHGQYELTFPRASYWSNKDHWQWATVPNPREKASFLEDNILPMQELGQLDFLDLSQKTFLPGFDFITVDGHTDKQMLPKIQYKGKTVVFVADLLPSVGHIPLPYVMGYDTRPLVTMDEKAKFLEEAAREEYILFLEHDPVNECCTVKMTDKGVRLDQTFRLDEI